The proteins below are encoded in one region of Amycolatopsis acidiphila:
- a CDS encoding Rieske 2Fe-2S domain-containing protein — protein MTDQDLVLADVRRGMIPAHIYNDEEIFRLERERLFSRAWVFVGHESEVPQAGDYVVRRVLEDSFIISRGEDGQVRAMFNMCLHRGMQVCRAEMGNASHFRCPYHGWSYRNDGRIVGLPFHKDAYGGEAGFRRKGQTLLPAPALDTYRGLIFLSLAPDAPPLREYLGDFAFFLDYYANQSPSGIELSGPQRWRVKANWKIGAENFAGDMYHTPQTHTSVVEIGLFREPKAEKRKDGCTYWAGNGGGTTYKLPPGTLEEKLRYVGYPDVMIEKMKTRWSPEQLDVIGRDGFMISAASVFPNLSLVHNWPRVEDSDDVLPFISIRTWQPVGPDETEVLSWFAVDAEAPESFKALSYKAYLMCFGSTGMFEQDDVENWVSLTSTAGGAMARRLLLNSRMGLLADGTEVVAPLPPEQFAGPGEAHVGYGEYNQRHLLTRWADYLERPIEKAAQVEVSGVPGAAGATNGKAVHS, from the coding sequence ATGACCGATCAAGACCTCGTGCTGGCGGACGTGCGGCGGGGCATGATCCCCGCGCACATCTACAACGACGAGGAGATCTTCCGGCTCGAGCGCGAGCGGCTGTTCAGCCGCGCCTGGGTATTCGTCGGGCACGAGTCGGAGGTGCCACAGGCCGGGGACTACGTGGTGCGCCGGGTACTGGAGGACTCGTTCATCATCTCCCGCGGCGAGGACGGCCAGGTCCGGGCCATGTTCAACATGTGCCTGCACCGCGGGATGCAGGTCTGCCGCGCCGAGATGGGCAACGCGTCGCACTTTCGCTGCCCCTACCACGGCTGGTCCTACCGCAACGACGGGCGCATCGTCGGCCTGCCGTTCCACAAGGACGCCTACGGCGGCGAGGCGGGCTTCCGGCGCAAGGGCCAGACGCTGCTGCCCGCGCCCGCGCTGGACACCTACCGCGGCCTGATCTTCCTGAGCCTGGCCCCGGACGCGCCGCCGCTGCGGGAGTACCTCGGTGACTTCGCGTTCTTCCTGGACTACTACGCGAACCAGTCCCCCAGCGGGATCGAGCTGAGCGGGCCCCAGCGCTGGCGAGTCAAGGCCAACTGGAAGATCGGCGCGGAGAACTTCGCCGGCGACATGTACCACACGCCGCAGACCCACACCTCGGTCGTCGAGATCGGGCTGTTCCGCGAACCGAAGGCCGAGAAGCGCAAGGACGGCTGCACCTACTGGGCGGGCAACGGCGGCGGCACCACGTACAAGCTGCCGCCCGGCACGCTCGAGGAGAAGCTGCGCTACGTCGGCTATCCGGACGTGATGATCGAGAAGATGAAGACGCGCTGGTCGCCCGAACAGCTCGACGTGATCGGCCGCGACGGGTTCATGATCTCCGCGGCTTCGGTGTTCCCGAACCTGAGCCTGGTGCACAACTGGCCGCGGGTCGAGGACTCCGACGACGTGCTCCCGTTCATCTCGATCCGCACCTGGCAGCCCGTCGGGCCCGACGAGACCGAGGTGCTGTCGTGGTTCGCGGTGGACGCCGAGGCGCCCGAGAGCTTCAAGGCGTTGTCCTACAAGGCTTATCTGATGTGCTTCGGCTCCACCGGGATGTTCGAGCAGGACGACGTGGAGAACTGGGTGTCGCTGACCAGCACCGCGGGCGGCGCGATGGCGCGCAGGCTGCTGCTCAACAGCCGGATGGGCCTGCTGGCGGACGGTACCGAGGTGGTGGCCCCGCTGCCGCCCGAGCAGTTCGCGGGTCCGGGCGAGGCGCACGTCGGGTACGGCGAATACAACCAGCGGCACCTGCTCACCCGCTGGGCGGACTACCTGGAGCGGCCGATCGAAAAGGCCGCGCAGGTCGAGGTCAGCGGCGTCCCGGGCGCCGCAGGCGCGACGAACGGGAAGGCGGTGCACTCGTGA
- a CDS encoding 3-phenylpropionate/cinnamic acid dioxygenase subunit beta: MSPETDTPTLPKAEQEKVGVRPTGNGGPYSAESRLGAHAPTTQRVGRSLPFSDERHLQAHHWLVEEAYLLDAQHYEDWLALLTDDIHYLMPVRVTTAMNAGYDSAPKMAHFDENKYSLSRRVARFLTEHAWTEDPPSRLRHYVANVRTFAGEKPDEIVVDSAVLLYRSRGDVREAAILSAGREDLLRRTPDGTGWRLARRTILVDDSVLRTQNLAIFL; this comes from the coding sequence GTGAGCCCGGAAACGGACACCCCCACCCTGCCGAAGGCCGAGCAGGAGAAGGTCGGCGTCCGGCCGACCGGCAACGGCGGCCCGTACTCGGCCGAATCGCGGCTGGGCGCGCACGCGCCGACCACGCAGCGCGTCGGCCGGAGCCTGCCGTTCTCCGACGAGCGGCACCTGCAGGCGCATCACTGGCTGGTCGAGGAGGCCTATCTCCTCGACGCGCAGCACTACGAGGACTGGCTGGCGTTGCTGACCGACGACATCCACTACCTCATGCCGGTGCGGGTCACCACGGCGATGAACGCCGGTTACGACTCCGCGCCGAAGATGGCGCACTTCGACGAGAACAAGTACTCGCTGAGCCGGCGGGTCGCGCGTTTCCTCACCGAGCACGCCTGGACCGAAGACCCGCCGTCGCGGCTTCGGCACTACGTCGCCAACGTGCGGACGTTCGCCGGCGAGAAGCCGGACGAGATCGTCGTCGACTCGGCGGTGCTGCTCTACCGCAGCCGTGGCGACGTGCGTGAAGCGGCGATCCTCTCGGCGGGGCGGGAAGACCTGCTCCGCCGGACCCCGGACGGCACCGGCTGGCGACTGGCGCGCCGGACGATCCTGGTCGACGATTCCGTGCTCCGCACCCAGAACCTGGCGATCTTCCTATGA